GATGAATTTTTGGCAAGTCATGTTATTGAACATTTACATAAACCTCTTCCTTTTATGGAAGAAATTCATAGAATTGCCAAACCCAATGCCAAGGCTGTATTTAGACTTCCCTATGGTTCCAGCGACGATGCCTTTGAAGATCCCACCCATGTTAAGCAATATTTTTTAAAATCATTTGGATTTTTTTCACAACCTTTCTACTTTAAAGCCGACTATGGCTATAGAGGCGATTGGTTAACTGAAAAAATTATTTTGCTAGTAGACGCTAATATACACCAAGGTAAAACAGCCGAGCAAATTATGTTTGAGGTTAATACATACAGAAATATAGTTATAGAAATGCTTGTTGAGCTTAAAGCAATAAACCCTATAAAATACCGCAAAAAAGAATTAATAATTGAGCCGCGCATTGAAATAAATTCCCTATAAAACAACCCTCAATTTATCTTCATTAGCTAGCTATACTAAAAAAAATTGAATTATTTGGCGCTGCGTATCGCTACGACAGATAGAGATCGCTGGGTATTTTTTAACACAAATATAAACTGATATAGCAATCCTATTTGAGTTGTCAGATGCCAGGAGTTCACATCCCCGACTTCTTGGAGAAGTCGGGGATGTCGCCTTCACGAAATTTACGACTATTATATGTGCCTTATGGTATATCCTGTGTAAAGCAGACCGAGCGTAATTTTAACTTTTTCAACCTTTCAACCGAAGCTGATGGCTACTTTAAAAGAATTTTTGGAAGCTTGCGAGAACCTGGGAACGCTGCGTCTAATTGTGACAAGCAGTGCAGCAGTTCTAGAAGTGCGCGGAAGAGTAACAAAGCTGTTTTATGCAGAGTTGCCCAAGGGCAAGTACGCTAATATGCACGCAGACGTTTTTGAATTTCACCTAAATATGGATGCAATTTCGCGGGTGAAGTTTGAAACGGGTGAAGCGAAACGAGGCAATTTCACCACATATGCGATTCGCTTTCTGGATGAGAAAGAGGAACCAGCATTAAGTGCATTTTTGCAGTGGGGTAAGCCTGGTGAATACGAACCGGGTCAAGTGGAAGCTTGGGAGGCGCTAAGAGAAAAATACGGTGAAGTTTGGGAACCAGAAACAGTTGAATTATGAATTTTAGTAGGGCGGGCAATGCCCACCAATTGCCTATGCGGTGGGCATTGCCCACCCTACTGCTATTGATTGATTGGTAATGGTTATTGTGAGAGCAATTTTAAGTTTGTGTTTGGCGTTGCTGCTGTTGGCTGGTGAGGCGCAAGCGGGGCAACTGGCTAACCGTTTGACGCAGTTTTCCGCTTGGGAAGGTAAGCCGCCAGTGCAGGTGGCTGAGGGGGATTTAATTTATCCAGACTGGATGGAAGGCACTTGGAATGTTACTAGCACGTTGGTTGATTTGGTTGCGCCGCTAGCACCAGAAGTGGTGACGCCTGGGTTTGAAAGCAATAGACGACATCTAAATCAGCCTGTTAGCTTCCAGGTAAGATTTGAAGCAGCTAGCCCAAATAATTCTCACTACTCAATTTGGCATTTTCAACCCACAATACAAAATGAAAAATCTAAAAGTGCTGGAAAAGTAGTGGCAGATCGGGTGTTTAATGGGTTGAATATAGCGAGGGCATATTTAGGCGATCGCGCTATTAAATCTGTCAAAGTAGATCCTAATTCTCCTAATCGGCAGATTACCTCATTAACAAGCGCTCGCCAGTTAGTTTCTGTCATTACTGGTAGGGCAAGTGAGACACCAGCCCCAGATAATTTTGTTGCCACAGAAGTCGCACAACAAGTTTTTCGCCAGCCGCCTCAAATTTATTTCAATACAGTAGAAACGACAACAGATTATCAACGGCTTGATTCTTCTATTGAGGCCGATCAAGTGACAGCAGTTTATTTATCGCCTCAAGAGCCTGATTATTTTAAAGCTGTTGAGCGACCAGTCGCACTCTATCGCTATAAATTGGAATTAGTTCCAGCGCAATAGAAGCGATCGCATGCATCTTTCACACTAATAGCGATCGCCCCGCCGTCTCGCAAAAATCGATTGTCACTTGGGTTTTTTGTTGTTTGTTGCGGCTGGGCTACCTGACAGTTGCCTAGCACTACCTGCGATTAGTTTAAACGAATTTAGAAACTTGTCACCACCATCAGCAAAACCTTCCTCCGAATCTGCCACCACGAATACTCTATACAGGCGTTCATTCACCCAATAAATCCTAGCTTTGATGACTCCATCAGCACCTTCGATTTCGACTTCTTTGCCCAAATAGCCATTTAGGGTAATAGGGCGATCGCCCCTTAATTTGCTGTTCTTCACAAAGTCATCGCGCCAAGCATTTAAAAGCGTATTAATTTGAGCGGGAGTTAACTGGGGTGGTAAATTCGGAAACTCCTCATAGTTAATCCCATATACCCCTGATTCGTCTTCTAGTACCAAAACGTACAGCTGAGAATCACCTAAATTTTTCTCCGCGATCGCAGCTTCTTTCCGTGCAACAGGTGTACCGGGCAACAAGACACTAAACCCCCCCTCCTTGGGAGAGAATTCCTTCCATATCCCTGCCTCAGATGCTAAAGCACCTGAGATTTTTAGGTTAGCAAGCGGCATCTGGAAGACAGAACTAAGCGACAGCATCAGTGTTGTAGCAATAAGGCTGAGTAACTTCAGACGCAGGTGCATATATACCGCCTCACAAACAAATTAGAAGGTTGCTTGCTTAATGTAGCCCTAGTTCTTAGATTTTGAAAAGTCTGTATCCAACAATACGAAAAACCGTGCAAATGAGGGTTGCACGGTTTCTGGTCTAAGGAGTCTTATCTTAAACATCATCCTAAACGCAGTTGATCTTATAAAGATGCTGGTAACAGTTTTTGTAACTAGACAAACCCCTAAGCAGCCTAAAACTCACCCCCAAAAGTCTAAAGTGCGATCAAGCATGAAATTCAACATAGCGCTTCAACTCACGCGCCATTCGCCTTATTCCCTGCTGCTCATCTTGCCGAATCCAAGGGAGGAAAACGCGGCTGAGTAATCCTGAATAATTGTCCTTGTGAATATACTTAGTCCGATTAACGCCAATTTCTTGCAGCTCAAATACATACTCATTGCGATATCCAGAAATAGCCGCAACCCAACTAAGACACACCCCAGGCTGTACCAAAGTTACCAAAGGCTGAAATTCTGTCTCCTCCTCACCAGGAAGACGCCTTAGAGAAAGTACAACTTCTTGCCCCTGCTTAAAAGGCGCAGAGGGATCTCGGTCATATAAAAATGTATTCCAGTGCTTCCAGTGTTCTTTTTGGAACAAAACCTGCCAAACCCTTTGTTTAGAAGCATTTATTTCAATTTCTGCATACAAACTCGCCATCGTGGGGCTGCTCAAACTGGTGTAACTGAGTACAATTGCTAAGTTGTGGCTCCTTTAGGCTAGGTGTAAGTTTAAATTTTAGATTTGGCATTTTAAATTCAATCTAAGATCTAAAATCTAAAATCCAAAATCGAGACAGCATGGTAGAACTTACACCCAACTCTAGCTTCAGTTTAACGATTCGCTTGCAAGTCCCCAACCGCGCCGGGATGTTGGCAAACGTCACGCAGGCGATCGCTGCCCTTGGTGGCAATCTCGGTCAAATCAGCCTGATCGAGCAAACTCGTCAAATTTCCCTCCGCGACATCACTGTAGACGCTGCCAGTAGCGAACACGCCGAGAAAATTGTCCAAGTGGTCAGGTCGCTACCAGATGTCAATATTATCAATGTCTACGATCGCACTTTCAACCTGCACCGCAGCGGCAAAATTGCCATTACAAGTAAAATTCCCCTGAAAAATCAGGCGGATTTGGCAATGGCCTATACCCCCGGCGTTGGTCGCATCTGTAGGGCGATCGCTGAAGATCCAGAACAAGTCTACAGCCTTACCATCAAACAAAACACCGTCGCCATTGTCACAGATGGCAGCGCCGTCCTGGGACTGGGCAACTTGGGTGCAGCCGCCTCGCTGCCAGTTATGGAAGGCAAAGCTATGTTATTCAAAGAATTTGCCGGGATTGACGCCTTCCCCATTTGTCTGGACACCCAAGACACAGAAGCAATTATCCAGACAGTGAAGAACATCGCCCCAGTCTTTGGCGGCGTCAACCTGGAAGATATAGCAGCCCCCCGCTGTTTCGAGATAGAAGCGCGGCTGCGAAAAGAATTAGATATCCCAGTCTTTCACGACGACCAACACGGCACAGCCATAGTCAGCCTAGCGGCTTTGATCAACTCGCTCAAGTTGGTGAAAAAATCAATGGAGGATATCCGCATTGTAATTAACGGTGCGGGTGCAGCCGGAGTAGCGATCGCTCGCCTGTTGCGTAAAGCTGGCGCAAAACACATCTCTATGTGCGACTCTAAAGGCATTCTCGCCATCAGTCGCTCTGACTTAAACGAAGAAAAGCGCGAATTTGCTGTAGAAGCCAGCGGCAACTTAGCAGACGCTATGCAGGGAGCAGATGTATTTTTAGGCGTTAGCGCACCTGGAGTCGTCACGCCGGAAATGGTGCGTTCTATGGCAAAAGCTCCGATTGTGATGGCTATGGCTAATCCCATTCCTGAAATTCAGCCGGAGTTAGTCACAGAATATGTTGCTGTTATGGCAACCGGACGCAGCGACTACCCTAATCAAATCAACAACGTTCTCGCCTTCCCTGGTGTATTTCGCGGTGCTTTGGACTGTCGAGCCTCTACGATTACTACCACAATGTATTTAGAAGCCGCAAACGCGATCGCTTCCCTGATCAAACCCTCCGATTTGCACCGCGAGTATATCGTCCCATCTGTATTCGATCCCCGCGTAGTGACAGCAGTCGCCGGAGCCGTACAAGCCGCCGCCCGTCAAGAAGGCATCGCCCAACGCTAACGGTAGTTAAAAGTTTTGTAGGGTGGGCACTGCCCACCAAAGCATTACCCTAGCCCTTTTTTTAGGCTGTTTATTACTGTTGATCGCCCAGATTTGTGCAAATTTTGAACATTTGTCCGAAAAATCATAATTTTTATAGATTGTCCACGCCTGCCCACCTTACTGCTAAAGATAGACCCTTTACGTCACAAGAATAGGAACAATAAAGGGCATTAGTGCGTTTTTTACCAATAAATAATGACTTTTAGTTTTTTTGACATATTCTGGGTTCTTCTCTTGCTGTCTTCGTTCTTGCCTGGATTGCAACAACGCCAGGTAGCATCTAGAAGAGTTCAAGCTTTAAGAGAATTTGAGCGATCGCGCAATAGTCGCGCAATTTTGCTCATCCACCGCCAAGAATCAATCAACTTTCTCGGAATTCCCATATCCCGCTACATCAGCATCGAAGACTCAGAACAGGTACTACGTGCAATTCGCCTCACACCGCCCGATGTACCCATTGACTTAATTCTCCATACCCCCGGCGGCTTGGTTTTAGCAACCGAGCAGATTGGCAGGGCGCTAATTCGCCACCCCGCTAAAGTCACCGTTTTTGTGCCCCACTATGCCATGAGCGGCGGCACAATGTTAGCACTCGCAGCCGATGAAATTGTCATGGATGCCAACGCCGTTTTAGGCCCCGTCGATCCCCAACTGGGAAATATGGCAGCAGCCAGCATCCTCAAAGTCGTCGAACAAAAGCCTATTAGTGAAATTGACGACCAAACGCTAATTATGGCAGACCTGTCGCGCAAAGCCATTGACCAAGTGCAGCGGTTTGTGCGGACTCTCCTGAAAGACAGTATCCCCAAACAAAAAATCGCTCCAGAAAATATCGAGCGAATTGTCGAAGCCATCACGACCGGGCGCGTCACCCACGACTATCCCATCATGGTGGAAGAAGCGACGGAATTGGGTCTGCCCGTTACTGTGGGCTTGCCCAACTCCATCTACGATCTGATGGAGTTGTACCCACAGCCCCAGGGCGGGCGTCCGAGCGTACAGTACATTCCCATGCCCTACGAACCCCGCCCCGCTTTACCCGAACCCAAGGGAAGACCCCTGCCCGAACAAGCTCGGTTGTAAAAATTTGAACCTGGTTTAACCTATGGGTTGGGACTTGTTGTAGGTGATGGGCTGGGACTCATTTCAGGCGATGGACTTGGAGTTGCTTCGGGTGTCATCTCTGGACTTGGCTCCGGCGATGGGCTGGTGTCTGGTGTAGGAGTATTAAGACGCTGTTGAGCTGGTGGGGTTGAAGTTGAGGGAGCCGCGTTCGTATTAATTCCCAACGCTCTTTTTGCCTCTACATCCAGTCTCTGACGGACTGGCAAGGTGGCAACGCCCGTTTCTTGCAGGTTGTATTGCTTCTGGAACTGCCTGACGGCTGATTCAGTTCGCGGGCCATAAAACTGGTTGCGGGGTAAGCGAGGATTCGGCTTAACCACGACGTTCAAGCTGCCCTGAAGATTTTTTGTCAAATCTGCTGCTAAATTTTGGGTTTGGGCATTAGCTGTGCCATCAGTTGGTAGTTTGTAGCCCTGCTGAAACTGGCGGACAGCCTGTTTAGATGAAGCATCCGTGAGAGTATCTCCGGGGGTGACGTTATACCCAAAGCCGCGTAAGAAGCCGCGAAACTCGCTTGGGGTGTAATCCCGGTTGCGCACGGCTAAAGCAACTTGGTAGCTAACTACGCTTGCTGTTAAACCCAACGTAACAACAGCGATTGTCGTTTTTCCAAATCTAGACCACATAATTCAAACTCCTCACTGGACTATTTAGCAAAATAGTCGAAACAGCTACATTTTAGGATGGCGCAAGGGTTCTTGGGGTGTTTCTAGGACATTATTCTTTTTTTTAGGCTGTATTTAGCCTAATTACAGAAAGGAACCCCCACTTGCCCTGCTTTCATCCTCCCTCATATGGTTGTCAAGCAACAAAAAACTTATTTTTGTTGGCTTAAGATTCAGTACCCCTTTGATTGCATCGGGTGAGGGAAAATCAACAACCGTTAATTATGGAAGTATTGGCTAATTTGCGTCTGTCTAAGGGGATACGTTTGCACATATGGCGTCGCTATCAAAGTGTTTTAAATTAATCTATACTTAAACTGCGATCGCTATTTTTTTGTTATTTTCTATACTAACTGTCACTATATTTACGCCTTGCAAAGTCATAACTCGAAGCTGTTTTTGAATGCAAGCTAACACTTAAGAAAAAAAGTGTAAAAATAATAATGTTAAAAATTATACAATAAAATAGGCGCGAAAATACCGGACATAGATTATATGCCAGAAACAAACGCTCGCAACTCGGTCGTGTCAACTGGAAAGCTTGCTAAAAACAAACCATCCCGCCGTCAGTTGTGGTTTGAAAGAGTGATGGCGCTTCTAGCACTGACAAACTTGGGGGTGGTGCTATTTGACTTGAGCTATATAGCTTGGAGGGATTTATACTTCCG
This portion of the Microcoleus sp. FACHB-831 genome encodes:
- a CDS encoding ChuX/HutX family heme-like substrate-binding protein — its product is MATLKEFLEACENLGTLRLIVTSSAAVLEVRGRVTKLFYAELPKGKYANMHADVFEFHLNMDAISRVKFETGEAKRGNFTTYAIRFLDEKEEPALSAFLQWGKPGEYEPGQVEAWEALREKYGEVWEPETVEL
- a CDS encoding DUF6816 family protein; protein product: MVIVRAILSLCLALLLLAGEAQAGQLANRLTQFSAWEGKPPVQVAEGDLIYPDWMEGTWNVTSTLVDLVAPLAPEVVTPGFESNRRHLNQPVSFQVRFEAASPNNSHYSIWHFQPTIQNEKSKSAGKVVADRVFNGLNIARAYLGDRAIKSVKVDPNSPNRQITSLTSARQLVSVITGRASETPAPDNFVATEVAQQVFRQPPQIYFNTVETTTDYQRLDSSIEADQVTAVYLSPQEPDYFKAVERPVALYRYKLELVPAQ
- a CDS encoding SRPBCC domain-containing protein, yielding MASLYAEIEINASKQRVWQVLFQKEHWKHWNTFLYDRDPSAPFKQGQEVVLSLRRLPGEEETEFQPLVTLVQPGVCLSWVAAISGYRNEYVFELQEIGVNRTKYIHKDNYSGLLSRVFLPWIRQDEQQGIRRMARELKRYVEFHA
- a CDS encoding malic enzyme-like NAD(P)-binding protein, whose amino-acid sequence is MVELTPNSSFSLTIRLQVPNRAGMLANVTQAIAALGGNLGQISLIEQTRQISLRDITVDAASSEHAEKIVQVVRSLPDVNIINVYDRTFNLHRSGKIAITSKIPLKNQADLAMAYTPGVGRICRAIAEDPEQVYSLTIKQNTVAIVTDGSAVLGLGNLGAAASLPVMEGKAMLFKEFAGIDAFPICLDTQDTEAIIQTVKNIAPVFGGVNLEDIAAPRCFEIEARLRKELDIPVFHDDQHGTAIVSLAALINSLKLVKKSMEDIRIVINGAGAAGVAIARLLRKAGAKHISMCDSKGILAISRSDLNEEKREFAVEASGNLADAMQGADVFLGVSAPGVVTPEMVRSMAKAPIVMAMANPIPEIQPELVTEYVAVMATGRSDYPNQINNVLAFPGVFRGALDCRASTITTTMYLEAANAIASLIKPSDLHREYIVPSVFDPRVVTAVAGAVQAAARQEGIAQR
- a CDS encoding peptidoglycan-binding domain-containing protein; this translates as MWSRFGKTTIAVVTLGLTASVVSYQVALAVRNRDYTPSEFRGFLRGFGYNVTPGDTLTDASSKQAVRQFQQGYKLPTDGTANAQTQNLAADLTKNLQGSLNVVVKPNPRLPRNQFYGPRTESAVRQFQKQYNLQETGVATLPVRQRLDVEAKRALGINTNAAPSTSTPPAQQRLNTPTPDTSPSPEPSPEMTPEATPSPSPEMSPSPSPTTSPNP